AGCCTTACAAATCGAAACAGTTTTCAAATCTATGAAATCTGATTATAAAGTAACGTGTTGTTATGGTGGTCACAATACGAAAATAGAACAAAATAATTTAGTAGAAGCTCCCGCTGTATTAATCGGAACGCCTGGACGTATTGCGTATCATTTACGTAACGAAAACTTTGATCCGTCAACTGTTCAAACTTTGATTTTAGATGAGTTCGACAAAGCTTTAGAATTAGGATTCCAAGAAGATATGAGCTTTATAGTAGAACAGTTATCAGGTTTAAAACAACGTATTCTAACATCAGCTACCGAAATGGAAAATATTCCAGAATTTGTTGGGTTGAATGACGAAAAAATTGTGAGTTACTTAAAACAAATCGAAGTAAAACCAGATTTACATATGAAAGTGGTAAACACCATTTCAGAAGAAAAATTGGATACTTTGTTCGATTTGATTTGTAAAATAGGTAGCAAACGCATGTTGATTTTCTGTAATCACCGCGATGCTGTGGATAGAATTAGTCATCTTTTGCACGAGAAAGGAATTGCACGAGAAAGTTTTCATGGAGGAATGGAACAAGACGAACGCGAACGTGCGTTGTTAAAATTCCGTAACGATTCGGTTCGTGTATTAATTACAACAGATTTAGCTGCGCGTGGATTAGATATTCCGGAAGTTGATTCGATTATACATTATCAATTGCCTGCAAAAGAAGCAGCGTTTATTCACCGAAATGGACGTACAGCCCGTATGAATGCAAAAGGTTTTGTGTATTTAATCATCAGTAACGAGGAGCATTTTCCATTTGTAAATGAAAATTTACCTGTAGAAAATTTAAGCGGAACATATAAAATTCCTGAAAGAACGCCTTATCAAACAATTTATATTTCGGCAGGTAAAAAAGACAAAGTCAATAAAGTAGATATTGTAGGGTTTTTATTCAAAAAAGGGGAATTAGAAAAGAATGATGTCGGAATTATTGAAGTTAAAGACACAACTTCGTATGTAGCCATAAATCGTAAAAAAGTACCTGAAATTTTAAAGAAATTAAATGGTCAAAAAATAAAAAATAAAAAAGTAAAAATGCAAATTGCATACTAAAAATAGATTTTTATGTTAGCACACCACGTATTATTTTGGTTAAAAGATGATGCAACTGAAGATGAAGTGAATACATTTCATCAAGCATTGAAAGATTTAGAACCGATTGCACCTTCAGCTTTTTTTCATGTTGGTACGCCAGCAAATATAGAGCGAGATGTGATTGATGCTTCTTATTCATTTTCTTTATTTGCAGCTTTTGAAACGATGGAACAATTCGAAACGTATCAAAAACATCCACAACATATCGAGTTTTTGAATGGTCCAAATAAATTAGCCAAACGAGTTTTAATCTACGATGCTGATTAGAATAGTATGTTCTAAATATTCGTTTAGATGAATCTTAGCAAATTATGTTATTATAATAATGAATTCATACAATAGGTATGAATTCATATTTCAATTTAACATAATAAAGATTATTAACAATAAAATTTCAAAGAAATATTATTGTTATAATATATATTATGTTAAGTAGAATTAAATACATCAAATAAATACTTATATATTTCATATTATACTTATCACATTACATTGTTATTTATAATCCAATTTTTCAAAACTTGTTCTCATTAATCTTATATTAATTCTAATTTTAGCTCATCATAATTATTTAGTTATAAATTAGTAAATCAAATAAATATTGAATTAAAATAGATTAAATTAAAATGAATCACGGTTATTTTAAATAAAGTCATTATTGTTTTATTAATGAATCAATATTTTTCTTTTTATTAAAATATGACTTAAGTTC
This portion of the Empedobacter stercoris genome encodes:
- a CDS encoding DEAD/DEAH box helicase — its product is MQIDLLYKNLGIKDMNAMQRSAFKMSENQRDLILLSPTGSGKTLAFLFPVLRDLNPDVKGVQTLILVPARELALQIETVFKSMKSDYKVTCCYGGHNTKIEQNNLVEAPAVLIGTPGRIAYHLRNENFDPSTVQTLILDEFDKALELGFQEDMSFIVEQLSGLKQRILTSATEMENIPEFVGLNDEKIVSYLKQIEVKPDLHMKVVNTISEEKLDTLFDLICKIGSKRMLIFCNHRDAVDRISHLLHEKGIARESFHGGMEQDERERALLKFRNDSVRVLITTDLAARGLDIPEVDSIIHYQLPAKEAAFIHRNGRTARMNAKGFVYLIISNEEHFPFVNENLPVENLSGTYKIPERTPYQTIYISAGKKDKVNKVDIVGFLFKKGELEKNDVGIIEVKDTTSYVAINRKKVPEILKKLNGQKIKNKKVKMQIAY
- a CDS encoding Dabb family protein, with product MLAHHVLFWLKDDATEDEVNTFHQALKDLEPIAPSAFFHVGTPANIERDVIDASYSFSLFAAFETMEQFETYQKHPQHIEFLNGPNKLAKRVLIYDAD